The following coding sequences lie in one Lolium perenne isolate Kyuss_39 chromosome 2, Kyuss_2.0, whole genome shotgun sequence genomic window:
- the LOC139835312 gene encoding uncharacterized protein, producing MDKENANPIVHGAVGSKRDASLFDAVPSTDVAAVPSTDVAAASAGASEAAAAGRGQIPPGWDPYEPVPYVPPPNRYDTSIEDPWNELSGSDVGSDDEHHDVKTRQVLRRLQVGQYVSYLDVAKGVYRCPFCTRRLGGTDFNCVLTHAENIGHTNPKVGASVNPNSFRAKHLALGMHLRSIQRVEISGGRMPPLKPKAPKGSNKWRQRQMG from the exons atggacaaggagaatgccaatcccatcgtccacggcgccgtcggctccaagcgcgacgcctccctcttcgacgccgtcccctcaacggacgtcgccgccgtcccctcaacggacgtcgccgccgcctccgccggtgcatcggaggctgctgccgccggtcgcggtcagatcccaccgggatgggacccctacgagccggtgccgtacgtcccgcccccgaaccgctacgacacctccatagaggacccatggaacgag ctgtctggcagcgacgtcggcagcgacgacgagcaccatgacgtcaagactcgccaggtgctgcggaggctgcaggtcggccagtatgtctcctacctcgacgtcgccaagggtgtctacaggtgccccttctgcactaggaggctcggcggcactgacttcaactgcgtcctcacgcatgccgagaacatcggccacaccaaccccaaggtcggcgcgtcggtgaaccccaactccttccgcgccaagcacttggcgctcggcatgcacctccgcagcatccagcgggtggagatctccggcgggcgcatgcctccgctcaagcccaaggctcccaaggggagcaacaagtggaggcagaggcagatggggtag
- the LOC127335645 gene encoding protein RETICULATA, chloroplastic-like, with product MAFSASPSLSSLASSTAAIAAAAATPSPSRCPTSNPFPDPKPLHLSVKLFSPLPKLPRLSCPGPQAPRAATGDGSGAGNHGNGSGRNGGKDGGGDDDDGSGEDYEEAEFGPLLGFSEVLRLAAARGVALPGDMMEAAKDVGIRQVLLLRYFDLQAGPWPISAMIRAFSALRNRMLADPSFLFKVGTEVVIDSCCATLAEVQKRGEDFWSEFELYAADILIGVVVDIALVGMLAPYVRFGKASSSTGLFGRFSRMAGALPSSVFEAERPGCRFTVQQRIGTYFYKGVLYGSVGFVCGIIGQGICNMIMTAKRSVKKSDEDIPVPPLIKSAALWGVFLAVSSNTRYQIINGLERVVEASPVAKGVPPVAMAFTVGVRFANNIYGGMQFIDWARWSGVQ from the exons ATGGCCTTCTCTGCTTCCccttccctctcctccctcgcttcctccaccgccgccatcgccgccgccgccgccaccccctcCCCTTCCCGCTGCCCCACTTCCAACCCCTTTCCCGATCCAAAACCTCTGCACCTTTCCGTCAAACTATTCTCCCCGCTCCCCAAGCTTCCTCGGCTCTCCTGCCCTGGGCCGCAAGCCCCCCGCGCCGCCACCGGCGATGGATCGGGTGCCGGGAACCACGGCAACGGCTCAGGTAGAAACGGCGGAAAGGATGGAGGTGGCGACGATGACGACGGCAGCGGCGAAGATTACGAGGAGGCCGAGTTCGGGCCGCTGCTCGGCTTCAGCGAGGTGCTGCGCCTCGCCGCGGCCCGCGGCGTCGCGCTCCCGGGCGACATGATGGAGGCGGCCAAGGACGTCGGCATACGGCAAGTCCTATTGCTCCGGTACTTCGATCTGCAG GCCGGACCGTGGCCAATCAGCGCGATGATCCGGGCCTTCTCAGCGCTCCGCAACAGAATGCTTGCTGATCCTTCGTTCCTCTTCAAAGTTGGCACCGAG GTTGTGATTGACTCGTGCTGTGCAACGCTTGCGGAGGTGCAGAAGAGGGGGGAGGATTTCTGGTCAGAGTTCGAGTTGTATGCTGCTGATATTTTGATTGGGGTGGTTGTCGATATCGCACTCGTTGGGATGCTGGCTCCATATGTGAGATTCGGAAAGGCTTCTTCTTCAACAGGGCTGTTTGGAAGATTCAGCCGCATGGCTGGAGCTTTGCCAAGCAG TGTATTTGAAGCTGAAAGGCCAGGCTGCAGATTTACAGTTCAGCAAAGAATCGGAACATACTTTTATAAG GGTGTTTTGTATGGCTCAGTTGGATTTGTCTGTGGTATAATTGGCCAGGGAATATGTAATATGATAATGACTGCAAAGAG GAGTGTTAAGAAATCAGATGAAGATATCCCTGTTCCGCCACTTATTAAAAGTGCTGCTCTTTGGG GTGTATTTCTTGCTGTATCATCTAATACACGCTATCAGATCATCAATGGTCTGGAGCGAGTAGTTGAGGCATCACCAGTTGCAAAGGGTGTCCCCCCTGTTGCTATGGCTTTCACTGTTGGTGTTCGTTTTGCCAACAACATCTATGGTGGCATGCAGTTTATCGATTGGGCCCGATGGAGTGGTGTTCAGTAA